A stretch of the Capsicum annuum cultivar UCD-10X-F1 chromosome 8, UCD10Xv1.1, whole genome shotgun sequence genome encodes the following:
- the LOC107839619 gene encoding F-actin-capping protein subunit alpha: MSEEEEDFVESEETQLTDDQKIEIAKWFLLNAPAGEIQYVAKDVRAILKDENLYKKAAEESFPSYNKSHLICLDFPNRSGDVLITSFSEVDKDEYLDPRTAQVAIVDHVKQVCKEVRPARDEELPSAFVEEYRSSMDAEIMKYVSETYPKGVCSVYCSKGKDVEEPGFDFELVVVISAARHSPQNFCNGSWRSIWNIEFKDEIQSIEVSGKMQVGAHYFEEGNVQLDANHECKDTTLIQSPDDSAFSLVNIIRHHETEYLASLQTSYLKLPDTTFKDLRRKLPVTRTLFPWHNTAQFSLTRDIEKELGIGK; encoded by the exons atgtcaGAAGAAGAGGAAGATTTTGTGGAATCAGAAGAAACACAACTGACCGATGACCAAAAAATCGAAATTGCCAAATGGTTCCTTCTCAATGCCCCCGCCGGCGAAATTCAGTACGTCGCCAAag ATGTTAGGGCTATTTTGAAAGACGAAAATTTATATAAGAAAGCGGCTGAGGAGTCATTTCCTTCCTACAACAAATCTCACTTGATTTGTCTCGATTTTCCAAACAGAAGTGGCGAT GTACTGATTACGTCATTTAGTGAGGTCGATAAGGATGAGTATCTTGATCCCCGGACTGCCCAGGTTGCCATAGTTGACCATGTCAAGCAA GTTTGTAAAGAAGTTAGACCAGCAAGAGATGAAGAACTTCCATCTGCTTTCGTTGAAGAGTATAG GTCTTCCATGGATGCAGAAATTATGAAGTATGTCAGTGAAACGTATCCAAAAGGTGTCTGTTCAGTTTACTGTTCCAAGGGAAAGGATGTGGAAGAGCCAGGATTCGACTTTGAACTTGTGGTGGTGATTTCAGCTGCTAGGCATAGTCCTCAGAATTTCTG CAATGGTAGCTGGCGATCAATATGGAATATTGAATTTAAGGATGAAATTCAATCCATAGAAGTGAGTGGGAAGATGCAG GTTGGCGCCCATTACTTTGAAGAGGGGAATGTGCAGCTAGATGCAAATCATGAATGTAAGGATACAACGTTAATTCAG TCCCCAGATGATTCTGCATTTTCCTTGGTCAACATCATTCGCCACCATGAGACTGAGTATCTGGCGTCTCTTCAG ACATCTTACTTGAAATTGCCTGATACCACTTTCAAG GACTTGCGGAGGAAGCTTCCCGTTACACGAACATTGTTCCCTTGGCATAACACTGCACAATTTAGCCTTACAAGAGACATCGAAAAAGAACTTGGAATTGGAAAATAG